In the Natrinema sp. CBA1119 genome, CTCGTTCACTTCCGCCGACAGGACTGGCTCTGAATCGCTCGCCAGGGGACGCTCGAGGGCGGAACGAAACGGGGCGGGCCGAGAACGGAGCGAAAGAGGGGGCGGCCGAGGGCGGAGCGGAACCGAGTCACCGTACTCGAGCGATCGCGAACAAGTTTGCCACCGCGTCGCCGCCGACCGGTGGCTGGCAGACCGCCCGCCGTCGAGCGGACTCAGAAGATGAATCGGGAGTCCACGTCGGCCGCAATTTCGGCGAGATCGACCGCCGCGTCGGAGTACTGCAGGATCTTCTGCATGTCGCCGTCGATCTCGAAATCGCCGGACATCAGCATGTCGATGACGCCGCCCTCGCCGCGGACGAGCGTCGTCCACTGCTCGTAGTCGCCGACGAGGCGGAAGCCGTACTCCCGCTCGTCGAGGTCGGTGATCGTGTCCACCTCCCGGCACTCGCCGTCGCAGAGGTCGAGATACGAGTACACGGTGCCGTCGTCGGCGATGTTTTCCTCGAGTTGCGTGGTCAGTTCGGCGAGGAGGTCGGGGAGTTCCGCCCGCAGCTCCGGCCAGGTGCGGTCGGGAATCTCCGCCATCGTCGTCTCTAGGACCTCCTCGGTGACGCGTTCCTCGAGCGACCCGGTACGGGACTCGATGCGGTCACGTACATCGGCGGGCGCTTCCTCGAGAATCGCCTCGAGTTCGCCCTCCGAGAGGCCCGAGAGTTCGTCCTCGACGGCGTCGACGATCTCCGGGGGCAGGTCGGCGATCGCGTTGCTCTCGAGAGGGACGTCCTCGATCTGGAAGATGAACGAGCCGTCGAAGTCGACGCCCCAGCCCGCCGAGTGCTCCGCGTACTCGTCGCTCTCGTTGATCGCGTCTCGATACGCCTCGAGCCACGGTGCGGTCGGGAAATACTGTTCGATCGGTCGGAGTCGTTGCGTGCTCATGTGTGGCCACCGGGCCGCGACGGACCCGATATAGAACTGTGCTCAGTGTGAACGCCTGTTGTAATTGCTCCGGGTATCCGAGGGAGTTTATCAGCCATCGGGGGTCACTCGAGGATCGGAGACACTCGAGACGAGCCGCTCACTGCCGGCTGTCCCCGTTCGGCGGGTTTCGGTCTCCATCACTCGCGGACTTCCGCGTCCGTTGATCGGTTCCCGTGCGAACCCATCTCACATATATCGCCTCGGATTCGCGGACGAACGCTGAAGCCGCCGAATCCCGTCCGTGAACCCATGACAGACTGGTTTCCGTCCAGAGAGTGGTTGGAGAGTTACCGCGCCAATCTCAACGAGGACGACGCGTACGCGGCCGAGAGCGACGGCTGGGGCGTCGATTTCGACGGCGACTTCCGGTTCGTCCTGACGCGACTCCCCCTCGAGGAGACCGCGCTCGGGGACCTCCCCGACGACCTGACCGCTGACCTCTCCGACCGGATCGACGCGCTCGGGGACGACGAGTTCGACCGGCTGCGGGAGACGGCGACGCCGGCCTTCGAAGCGCGACTCGAGTCTGCTGAGTGCGATGGTGACGACGGCGACCGAGAGCGGTTCCGGCGCGCCCTCTCGGGCGTCGCGCTCGCCGACGTTCCCGACGTGGCTTGGCCGGCGCTCGAGGACCAGATCCGGGGCGACCTCGACTCGCTGCTCGCGCAACTGGAGACGTACGTCGTCGACGACTCGCGGGTCCACGCGCACCTCGAACTGGAAGACGGCGTCTGTCGACGGGCACAACTCGTGGAAGATCCGTCGGCGCGGGACGTGGGATTCGAACTCGAGGCCCCCTACGAGACCTGGACGGACCTCCTCGAGGGCGCGGACGTCATCGAGTCGGTGATGTCCAACGAGATGGCCCTCGAGGGAAGCGTGACGCGGGTCATCCACTACGGCGACGCCGCGGCGGCGATGGGTGACGTCGCCGGCGAGACCGACGCGCGATACCTGTTCTGATACGGTCTGCTGTCAGTCATTTCCGGCGCGACCGCGATCCGGCCTGCCGTCGCGCCGGTAAATCGTTACAGCAAACCGTATGAGTGGATCGATCGAGCGCGGATTCTCGGCGTGACTTCAACTGCCGGTTATTCGAACGAGTACGCTCATTGTTGACACCGGCGATCTATGCTTGTGTCACAAGTTACCACAACGGACGGGTTCCGAGCGGAACGGATCGACACCGAGAGCAAGTGGTACGACCTCTTCCAGAAAGGGGTCGAACTCGGGACGTGGAACGTCGAGAAGCTCTTCGAGGAGGTCGGGTTCGAGGAGGACCGCGAGATCTGGCGCTCGCTCGAGCCCGTCGAGCAAAAGCAGATCCGGTATCTGGTATCGGGCTTTCTCGACGGGGAGTTCGCGGTCGGCGAGGACGCGAGTCACCACCTCCAGCGCATCATGGGTGCGCCGTGTTTCGACGACAACGAGGAGATGGAGATGTATATGACGATGTTTACGCTGACCGAACACAAGCACACGCAGTTCCTCGACGTCTACATGCACGAGGTGATGGGCGAACAGGACGTGTTCGCCGACCTGAATCCGAAACGCGGCGGCGCTCGGATTCCGATCGTGCAGGCGACCGGGCTCGGCGAAATATTCGATCGGCAGGGCCAGCTAACCGCTAGAGCGGCCCACTCGCAGGACCCCGTCGACATCGCGAAGGCGCTGACCGTCTACCACATGATCGTGGAGGGGCTGCTCGCCCGCGGCGGCTTCTACGCGATCAACAAACTCTCGCAGAACGCCCCGTTACCGCTGTTGAACCACGGATTCAAGTTCATCAGCACCGACGAAGGGCGGCACATGACCCACGGCGTCGAGGCGCTGGGCGAACTGCTCGCGAAGGAACGCGCCGGCGAGCCCGAGTTTCAGGGCGTCGGTCGGGCCATCGAGGACGTCCTCTACGAGAACGTTGCGTCGGTCGCGGACTTCGGCTACATGTTCACGGACGCCGTCGGCGACCCCCTCGAGATCGATTTCGACGACCTCCTGATGCGGGTGGGCCACCTCATCGACGGCCAGTTCAACGAGACGCTGGCCCTCGACATCGACCACCGGAAGATCATCGGCCTCGTCGCCGACCGCCATCAGGAGTGTCTCGAGAAAGACATCGACGAGGAGGTCCGGGAGTATCAGAAGGTCTACCAGCGAAAACGCGGCGTCGCGGCGGACGGAGGGCGATAGGATGACGGACGACACTGAGACGACGACCGATTCCGGTGCATCGACCGAGACCGAACTGCGGGAACTGTCCCGCGGTGCGGAGTTCACCGCCTCGGAGGACGAGGTGATCGACGCGATCGAGGACGCCGCCGACGAACTCGGCCAGCGCTTCGAGACGGTGCGCGATAACGTCGCCTACATCATGGACTCGACGTTCGAGGAGGAGGGCGTCAGCACCTCGTTCAACGAGAGCATTAGCGGTGCCAGCCTCGAGCACGACGAGGTCGGCACCGGCGATCCGCGTCTGGAAGCGCTGGAACTGTACAAGCTCCGCCAGCGGATATAGATGTACGAGATCACGTTCCACCTCGAGGACGGGACGGAGACCGTCGCGGTCGGCTCGGACGAGTACGTCCTCGACGCCGCCGAGCGCGCCGGCCTCGAGCTCCCCCACTCCTGTCGAAACGGGATGTGTACCTCCTGTGCGGGCGAGTTGCTCGAGGGCGAACTCGACGGGCGCGAGGGGACGGCGCTCACCCCCGAACAGGCGGACGACGGCTACGTGTTACTGTGCTGTTCGTACCCGCGAGCGGACAGCGAGATCCGGGTCGGAGAGCGGGTACAGGACGACCTGCTCGGACTCGACGCGCTGTAATTCGGAACAATCGCTTCGAACCGCGCTCCTATCGTGTGACCGGGTGTGCAGTGACTGTCAGTCAGCGGGATGGACATCGGTTACCGTCCCCACGCCCTTGCTGCGGCCCTCGCGGAAGACGAACTTCTGGCCCTCCTCGACGAGGTACGGGCGGAACTTGAACCGGACGGTGGTCTCGCCCGTATCACCCGGCAGGAGTCGGCCGTTTTCGGGGTAGAAGGCCGCGGCCTCGCCGATCGTCTCGAGGTGGACGACCGGTTCGTACCCCTCGCCGATTCGGGTGGGGTGATTGAGCACCATGACTTCGGCCTCGAACTCCCGGACGGGGTCCGGATCGGCATCTCGCGGTAACAGGACCATGCCGCGTTCGATCGCGCTCTCCTTGATTCCCTTGAGTGCGATCCCGACGATCCGGCCGGCCTGGGCCTTGTCGACCCGGTGATAGTGCATCTCGATTGAGCGAACCTCGACCTCCTGGAAGCGGCCGTCGGCCATCGGGCCGAGCAGGAGTTCGTCGCCGGCCTCGACCTCGCCGGCCATGACCGTGCCGGAGGCGACCGCGCCGACCCCCGTGACCGAGTAGCTTCGGTCGACGTACATCCGGAACTCGCCGGTGTCCTGGGACGTTTTCGGGAGCCGATCGAACAGTTCGTCCAGCGTCTCGAGGCCGTCCATCGTGATCGCGCTGGTCTCGACGATCGGAACGACGCGCTCGCTGACTTCCTCGACGGCGGCGTCGATGCCGTGACGGGCGACCCGCAGCGGCGATTTGTCGACCTCCCGGAGGAGTCGCTCGACCTCGCGTTCGACTTCCTCGATGCGCTCCTCGTCGACGGTGTCGGTCTTCGTGATCGCGACGATCGTCGGGAGGTCCGTGGCGAGCAGGACGCCGAGATGTTCGCGGGTCGTCCGGGTCGGCCCGTCGTCGGCGTCGACGACCAGCAGGCCGTAGTCGAGTTTCTGCCCGACGAGGCCGCGGATCGTCGTCCGAAGCCACGGCTCGTGGCCGACGGTGTCGACGAAGGAGACGAGCCGATCGGCCTCCTGGACGACTTCGGCGCGGTCGGCCTTTCGGTTCGGATTCCGCACGCGAACGGGGCCGTCGTCGTCGAAGCCGTAGACGGCGTAGGAGAGATCGGCCGAAAGGCCGCGCTCGACCTCGTGGGGCTGCACGTCGAGGAATGCGCGCGTCGCACCGTCCCCGTCGTCGGGTTTGCCCGTTACGAGCGACCCTACCAGGGTACTCTTTCCGTGATCGACGTGGCCCGCCGTCCCGACGACGACGTGTTCGTCGTCCGTCTCGAGGACGCCACCCTCCTGAACCTGAGCGACGCCGACGATACCCTCGTTAATCCCCCAGGTCTGCACGTCTTCGATGTGTGCGTCGGCCTCCTCGGCCAGCAGGGAGAGGACGTCCATCGTCTCGGAGAAGGTGTCGGGATCGATCCCGGCGAGGCCGCCGTCGTCGGTAACGCCGACGACGTACGTCGCCTCGCCGTCGCCCGAAAGGAGTCGGTGTCGGAGTTGCGCGGCCAGACTCTCCCGTCGTCCACCCTCGAGGTGGACGTCTCGTGACAGCCGTTCCTTGAACTCGACGTTGCCACCGTCCTGTTCGCCACGGTCCAGGGCTCGCTCGAGGAGAGCCCGGTCACGGCTCATACCCCCTGGTAGCGGGGCACATGGCAAAAGCCTTCCCGTGTATTGACAATGTTTGACATGGTACAACTCCTGAGTCGAAGAAAACTACGCCGAAAGGGACTCGAGCGTCGCGAAAACGCCCTGCAGTGTCCGATATCGTCGCGTGGCCGCGCGTCCGGGCCGAACGTGCCGGGGCCGCTTTCAAGCCCCTCGAGTCCGTCCCTCGAGTCATGAGCGTCAGTGGTCTCTGTCAGATCTGTGAATCGCGTCCGGCCCAGGAGCGGTGTTCCAACTGCGGGACGCTCGTGTGTGCGGTTCACTACGAGGACAGCATGGGGTTGTGTGCCGACTGCGCCTCGCAGGCACAGCCGGGCCCCGGGAACGACGACGTGGAGATCAACCAGCTCTGACCCGACCGACGAAACCGAGGACAGCAATCTCGTGACTTCGATACGCGACCTGCTCGGCGAGTCACTCGGCGTCGGCGAGACGTATCGGCTCCGACTCGAGGAGCACGACGGAACCCTCGTCGCCGACCACCCGAACGACTCGAGTCCGATGGACATCGCCGTCGTCGAGGGGTTGGACGGACTCGAGGAGCGGCCGCCGGCGGAGCCGGTGACAGTCGAGATTGTCGGCCGGGTCGTCGATGGGCGGATCGCGGGTCGGGTGGTCGAGCCCGGTCGTCGAACGGCGGAGAGGAGTCACTGACAGTTATCCATACCTGATCGCATGACAGCGTTGCGGTCAGTGTGTGATTCGTTTCAGTGGCTCCGATAGCGGAGAACGGGTTCCCCCTCTATGAGAGGATCGATAGATTGCGCCGCGGCAACGGTAGTCTTGTCGGAAAGCATTTCACGCAGCTAGTCCTGTGAATAGATATGGGCGTGCAATCCCGTGGCGAGTCGACCGACGATACCGTTACCGTCACCAAGGAGGGACAGTGGTACGTCGCGACGGACGAAGCCAGCGGGATCGCCAGTCAGGGCGAAACAAAGTCCGAAGCCCTCGAGAATCTCGCCGAAGCGCTCGCGCTTCACGAGCGACCGGAACCGGATAGCGACGACGAACCGACGGAGCCATCGACGGCACCCTGGTTCTAACCGATCGCCCGCACGTAACGGGTGGCTTTTTGTGGCGGTCACGAGTACGACAGCGCAGTGACACGCGGGACGTATTCCGGACGCGAGATCGTTCGCGCTCTCGGGAACTGGGGGTTCCGCCGCGTCGATCAGACGGGGAGCCACGTCAAGCTGAAATACGTCCATCCCGAGACGGGTGAAACACGATACGTCACCGTTCCGCTGCACGACGAACTCGCGGTCGGAACGCTCCGAAGTATCGCGGACCAGGCCGGGGCCGACGACTTCCAAGCGTTCCTCGACGAGATGGACGAGATGACCTGACCGACGCTGACGAACTGATTCTCGAGCGCGAAGCAGCTAACAGCGCGTTATTCTCGGTACTGATTGAGCCGCTTTTTGAGTCGCTTCGCGGCTTGCCCGCTGGCAGTAGCGAACTCTTCACCACGATCCTCGCCGGCGAAAATGATTCCGCGCGAGGAGTTGACCAGTCCGACGCCGTCGGTCAGCCCGTACTCGATCGCCGCTTCGGCGTCGCCGCCCTGTGCCCCGATTCCGGGGACGAGGAAGGGGAGATCCGGCACCTGCTCGCGGAGGTCCTCGAGTTCCTCGGGCTGGGTCGCGCCGACGACGAGCCCGACGTTGTCGTTCTCGTTCCAGAGATCCGCCAGCGCGGCCACTCGCTCGTAGACGGACTCGCCGGTCTCGAGTTCGAGGTCCTGTAGATCCGCGCCGCCCGGGTTCGAGGTCCGACAGAGAACGAAGACGCCGGCCTCCTCGTTCGCCAGGAACGGCTGCAACGAATCGCGGCCCATGTAGGGGTTGACGGTGATCGCGTCGACGGTCTCGAGCAGCCGTGCGTACTGCCGCGTCGTGTTCCCGATATCGGCGCGCTTGGCGTCGAGCAGGACGGGAACGCCCTTCCCGTGGGCGTAGGCGACGGTCTCCTCGAGGGCGCGCCAGCCGTCGGGGTCCTCGTAGAAGGCCGCGTTCGGCTTGAAGACCGCGGCGTGCTCGTGGGTCGCGTCGATGATGCGCCGGTTGAACGCCCACCTGGGGAGGTCGTGTTCGTGCAGGTGGTCGGGAATGCGCGATTGGTCGGGATCGAGGCCGACGGAGACGACGCTGTCGACCGTTCGGATGCGGTCGTGCAAGCGGTCGAAGAAGTTCATATCGAGAGTGGTCACGCGACAGTCGAAAAGGTTGCTATCCGCTGGTCAACGACCGGTAGCGGATCGTTCGCGGTGCCGATACGCCGACGCCGACCGGTCCGCGGCGTGCCACGCCACACCGAACCGTTCCAAATACTTTAGACATCAGCTACTTGCTTCCTATAGCAGTTGACCACTGTATGGGAATACGACAGAACGCGACGTCGTTCTCGCAGCGACTTCGCGAACGGGTCCGATCGACGCTGACGAACGAGACGGAGATCGCGGCCGACGAGAGCGATCACGGGGGAGAGGACAGCGTCTCGAGCAGATTCGGCAATCTCTTCCACTGCTCGCGGTGTGGCGACGTCTATATCGCGACCGAGAAACGCGTCTGCTCGGGCTGTGACGTGGAGGTCGAACAGGTCAGCTCGACGCTGGCCTGCAACGGCCGCTGACGGCCCCGGACTCCGCTCTCGATCGCTCGGATTCGCGCTTCGTTTTCGTTACGCCTCGAGCACTTCGATCAGGTTCCCCTCGGGATCTCGCAGAAACATGATCGTGGTACCGCTCTCGGTCGTTCGGGGCTCGCTGAGCGTCGGCACGTCCTCGGGGAGCGCTTCGGCGAAGGACTCGAGGTCGTCGACCGAGAGACCGACGTGGGACGCGCCCGGTTGATTGAGCCCCGCCGTCGGGGACCCCCTCGCTTCTGGCTCGTACTCGACGAGTTCGATTCGGGCTCCGTCCGCCTCGAGATGTGCGAACTCCGCGCTCGCATCCTCGACGCCGACGGCGTCGGAGAACGCCTCGCCGCCGACGCTGAATCGGTCGGCGACTGGCAGATCGAGCACGTCGCGGTAGAACGCGAGCGTCTCCTCGAGGTTGGCGACGGTGATCCCGACGTGATGTGCGCTGAGCGCTGTCATGTGTAGGGCGTGTGAGCGCGAGAGAAAAACGCTTCCGTCTGTGCGGTCGGTCACGTCCGGCGGTCTGCCGGGACCGTGCGGTGGATGCGAATCAATTCGTGGGAGTTCCGACCGGGTCGCCGAGCCGAATCCCAATCGGCAGTGGCTCGGTCGTCTCGCGCCCCGAACGTGCCCGAATAGCGGGCGCTGTTGGCGATCTTGAGGTGACTACCGCTCACAGGTATCGTAGTCACTGAAACGATTTATACACTGATCGCGACGCGGTCGTGCGATCAGGTACGCATTGACTTTCAGTGACTACTATAGTTTCCGAGACATCTCCGAGGACAACGTTTCTCCCGACCGACTGTCCAATGATGTCTACCGGTCGAACGCAGCCGATGTCGGATTCGAGACGCGAACCGCATCGCCGACGCGACTTCGTCAATCGTCCACGGTCGAGGCCTGCTCGCTCGTCTCCGTTCCCGGACCGGCGGCCATCGTCGGCGCGTCGCTCGTCGAGACGGGGCCCTCCGCCTCGAGTTCGGCGAGGGACTTCGGGAACGTGCGGAGCCCCTTGTGAATCGCGAGCCCCGCCTTCGCCCCCTGTCCCATCGCGACGGGGATCTGGTTGTGGCCGGGTGTCAGGTCGCCGACGGCAGAGAGGCCGTCGACAGAGGTTCGGCCGTGGTCGTCGACCGCGACCGTGCCGTCGTCGTTCAGATCCGCACCGAGCGACGCTGCGAGGCCGTTGTTGTACTCGCTGCCGTACATCGCGAAGCCACCTCTGTACTCCCGTACCGTTCCGTCGGCGAATTCCAGTGCCTCGAGCCAGCCGTCGTCGCCGTTTCGGACACCGGTAACGTCCTCGTGGACGATATCGACGGGGTGTCCCTCGAGCAGCGTCGCCGTCTCGTCGCCCCAGGTCGGCTCGTCACCGCGGAGCAGCAGATCGACATCGTCGGTGAAGTTGAGCATGATCATCGCGACGTGAGCCGCGCTCTCGCTGTGCCCCATCACGTAAACCGACTCGCCGACGAACATGTACGCGTCACAGTGGAGACAGTAGTGGAGCCCGCGCCCGGTTCGGGGCAGCGGTGGCTCGGGTCGCTCGTCGGTAAAGCCAGTCGCGAGGACGACTCGCTCCGCGACGGCCGAGCCGTCGGTCGTCTCGAGCGCGAACGAGTCGTCGACTCGTTCGATCCCCGTCACGAACTCTCGTCGGTAGTCGGCGCCGTACGACCGGAGCTGGTCGACGGCCGTGGAGAGGAAGTCGGCCCCCGACACCGATTCGGGGGTCCCGATGACGTTGTGCGTGTCCTGCATCATCGCGGCGCGGCCGCCGCCACGGTCGAAGACGGCGGTCTCGTGGCCGAGACGCGCGGCGTACAGTGCGGTCGTCAGCCCCGCCGGGCCGCCACCGACGACGGCGACGGCGTACCGGTCATCGTCCGTACTCGACTCGGGAGTCGTTCCTTTGGAGTTACTCATAGTAACCCGGTAACGCTCCCTCATTCATAAACGTCAGCTAACGATAACGTTACTCGGTTACGAGATGGTAAGCGCCTACCGGTGACCGCGGTTCGGTAGCGAGAGCGCCATTCGACTGTTCACTCAGGGGTAACTGAATGTAAGTAGGTTACAAGATGTAACTATATGGTGCGGCGGGCCCTCACTGCCGACTATGGACGAGTCGACACGGGGAGTCGAAATCTGGTGTTCGGGCGAGGACTGGTGTCCGATCACCTCCACGGCGACGCTGATCGGGAAAAAGTGGCACACCGTCATCATCCACCGACTGCTCGAGAACGGACCGCTCGGGTTCAACGCGCTCGAAGAGGAGGTCGACGGCATCTCGAGCAAGGTCCTCTCGGACGCGCTGGACGACCTCGAGGAGAAGCGGCTCGTGAACCGCGAGATCGTCAGCGAAAAGCCCGTCCGCGTCGAGTACTCGTTGACCGAACTCGGCGCATCGCTCGAGCCGGTCATCGTGGAGATGCGAGACTGGGGGAGCGAACACCTCGTGGCAGCGTCTGATGAGGATAGTTCGGTCGCTTGAGCGGCCGTAAGAACGGAATCGAGCCGCGTTACTCCTCCGGCTGGCGTTCCGGGAGGCCGGCCTCGATCGCGAGTCAATGTCAATAAATCCGGGAACGAACGGGGCGCTCGTCGAGGCTGCCCTCGGGACGTCACGAACGCTAGTCTCGGGCGTCCGCCTTCGGGAACAGATCGTCATTGAGAGAATACACGTGCTGTCTGGCGTCCGCGAACGATATCTGCGAGTCGACGAGGTTGTGTTCCTCGAGTTGCTGTAACGCGTAGCGGACCGTTCGAGCGGGGAGCATCGTCTCCTCGGCGAGTCGAGACTGGGTGAGGCTTCCCTCGTGTGCGAGGACCGTCAGCACGAGTTTGGCACTCGGCGGGGTCTCGTCGACGGCGTCCGGGGCGGTTTCCGCGGTGAGAACGACCTGGTCACTCATGTATTGTCCCTCTCGCCGCGAACCGTCTTTAATGATGTCTTGCACTCCGGATCGTTGAACCAGCGGTCGTATCGGAGCCCTCGCTGTGTCATCGGCAGCGTCACTCCCGGAGGAAATCGCTCGCGAGTCCGGGGAAGACTGTCTCCCCGAAGTGGACCGCGAGGACGACGACGATCGGACCGAGGAACAGCCCCCACCAGCCGAACGCGAGCGTGCCGAGGAAGTAGCCGAGGAGGACGAGACCCATGTGGACGCCGCTGCGCGCGGAGAGGAACGACCGCGCGAAGAAGTCGGGGATGGTGTCGACGACGACGAACGTGAGCGCGAAGAACGCGATCGGATGCCAGAGCGGCTTCGGGGTCGTCAGCGCGACGCCGAGGAGAACCAACCCGTAGGGGACGTAGACGATTTTCATCCCGACGGCCGGGATCAGCGTCCCGATCCCGATGAGCAGGGAGAGCAACACCGGCGTCCCGACGACGGTCCCGCCCGAGGCGACGAAATTGAGCCCGTAGTACGTGACGGCGGCGGCGGTGGC is a window encoding:
- a CDS encoding type II toxin-antitoxin system HicB family antitoxin, translated to MGVQSRGESTDDTVTVTKEGQWYVATDEASGIASQGETKSEALENLAEALALHERPEPDSDDEPTEPSTAPWF
- a CDS encoding GTPBP1 family GTP-binding protein, with protein sequence MSRDRALLERALDRGEQDGGNVEFKERLSRDVHLEGGRRESLAAQLRHRLLSGDGEATYVVGVTDDGGLAGIDPDTFSETMDVLSLLAEEADAHIEDVQTWGINEGIVGVAQVQEGGVLETDDEHVVVGTAGHVDHGKSTLVGSLVTGKPDDGDGATRAFLDVQPHEVERGLSADLSYAVYGFDDDGPVRVRNPNRKADRAEVVQEADRLVSFVDTVGHEPWLRTTIRGLVGQKLDYGLLVVDADDGPTRTTREHLGVLLATDLPTIVAITKTDTVDEERIEEVEREVERLLREVDKSPLRVARHGIDAAVEEVSERVVPIVETSAITMDGLETLDELFDRLPKTSQDTGEFRMYVDRSYSVTGVGAVASGTVMAGEVEAGDELLLGPMADGRFQEVEVRSIEMHYHRVDKAQAGRIVGIALKGIKESAIERGMVLLPRDADPDPVREFEAEVMVLNHPTRIGEGYEPVVHLETIGEAAAFYPENGRLLPGDTGETTVRFKFRPYLVEEGQKFVFREGRSKGVGTVTDVHPAD
- a CDS encoding ribonucleotide-diphosphate reductase subunit beta, encoding MLVSQVTTTDGFRAERIDTESKWYDLFQKGVELGTWNVEKLFEEVGFEEDREIWRSLEPVEQKQIRYLVSGFLDGEFAVGEDASHHLQRIMGAPCFDDNEEMEMYMTMFTLTEHKHTQFLDVYMHEVMGEQDVFADLNPKRGGARIPIVQATGLGEIFDRQGQLTARAAHSQDPVDIAKALTVYHMIVEGLLARGGFYAINKLSQNAPLPLLNHGFKFISTDEGRHMTHGVEALGELLAKERAGEPEFQGVGRAIEDVLYENVASVADFGYMFTDAVGDPLEIDFDDLLMRVGHLIDGQFNETLALDIDHRKIIGLVADRHQECLEKDIDEEVREYQKVYQRKRGVAADGGR
- a CDS encoding NAD(P)/FAD-dependent oxidoreductase encodes the protein MSNSKGTTPESSTDDDRYAVAVVGGGPAGLTTALYAARLGHETAVFDRGGGRAAMMQDTHNVIGTPESVSGADFLSTAVDQLRSYGADYRREFVTGIERVDDSFALETTDGSAVAERVVLATGFTDERPEPPLPRTGRGLHYCLHCDAYMFVGESVYVMGHSESAAHVAMIMLNFTDDVDLLLRGDEPTWGDETATLLEGHPVDIVHEDVTGVRNGDDGWLEALEFADGTVREYRGGFAMYGSEYNNGLAASLGADLNDDGTVAVDDHGRTSVDGLSAVGDLTPGHNQIPVAMGQGAKAGLAIHKGLRTFPKSLAELEAEGPVSTSDAPTMAAGPGTETSEQASTVDD
- a CDS encoding 2Fe-2S iron-sulfur cluster-binding protein — encoded protein: MYEITFHLEDGTETVAVGSDEYVLDAAERAGLELPHSCRNGMCTSCAGELLEGELDGREGTALTPEQADDGYVLLCCSYPRADSEIRVGERVQDDLLGLDAL
- a CDS encoding VOC family protein, which gives rise to MTALSAHHVGITVANLEETLAFYRDVLDLPVADRFSVGGEAFSDAVGVEDASAEFAHLEADGARIELVEYEPEARGSPTAGLNQPGASHVGLSVDDLESFAEALPEDVPTLSEPRTTESGTTIMFLRDPEGNLIEVLEA
- the pyrF gene encoding orotidine-5'-phosphate decarboxylase, whose product is MNFFDRLHDRIRTVDSVVSVGLDPDQSRIPDHLHEHDLPRWAFNRRIIDATHEHAAVFKPNAAFYEDPDGWRALEETVAYAHGKGVPVLLDAKRADIGNTTRQYARLLETVDAITVNPYMGRDSLQPFLANEEAGVFVLCRTSNPGGADLQDLELETGESVYERVAALADLWNENDNVGLVVGATQPEELEDLREQVPDLPFLVPGIGAQGGDAEAAIEYGLTDGVGLVNSSRGIIFAGEDRGEEFATASGQAAKRLKKRLNQYRE
- a CDS encoding helix-turn-helix domain-containing protein encodes the protein MSDQVVLTAETAPDAVDETPPSAKLVLTVLAHEGSLTQSRLAEETMLPARTVRYALQQLEEHNLVDSQISFADARQHVYSLNDDLFPKADARD
- a CDS encoding SCP2 sterol-binding domain-containing protein, coding for MSTQRLRPIEQYFPTAPWLEAYRDAINESDEYAEHSAGWGVDFDGSFIFQIEDVPLESNAIADLPPEIVDAVEDELSGLSEGELEAILEEAPADVRDRIESRTGSLEERVTEEVLETTMAEIPDRTWPELRAELPDLLAELTTQLEENIADDGTVYSYLDLCDGECREVDTITDLDEREYGFRLVGDYEQWTTLVRGEGGVIDMLMSGDFEIDGDMQKILQYSDAAVDLAEIAADVDSRFIF
- a CDS encoding type II toxin-antitoxin system HicA family toxin produces the protein MTRGTYSGREIVRALGNWGFRRVDQTGSHVKLKYVHPETGETRYVTVPLHDELAVGTLRSIADQAGADDFQAFLDEMDEMT
- a CDS encoding sterol carrier protein; this encodes MTDWFPSREWLESYRANLNEDDAYAAESDGWGVDFDGDFRFVLTRLPLEETALGDLPDDLTADLSDRIDALGDDEFDRLRETATPAFEARLESAECDGDDGDRERFRRALSGVALADVPDVAWPALEDQIRGDLDSLLAQLETYVVDDSRVHAHLELEDGVCRRAQLVEDPSARDVGFELEAPYETWTDLLEGADVIESVMSNEMALEGSVTRVIHYGDAAAAMGDVAGETDARYLF
- a CDS encoding helix-turn-helix domain-containing protein, whose product is MDESTRGVEIWCSGEDWCPITSTATLIGKKWHTVIIHRLLENGPLGFNALEEEVDGISSKVLSDALDDLEEKRLVNREIVSEKPVRVEYSLTELGASLEPVIVEMRDWGSEHLVAASDEDSSVA